The following coding sequences lie in one Spinacia oleracea cultivar Varoflay chromosome 1, BTI_SOV_V1, whole genome shotgun sequence genomic window:
- the LOC130465583 gene encoding uncharacterized protein → MDRKWMHAKRCSDDYELGVEDFISFAVEHSEDENNILCPCVECNNMVRLGVEVIRDHLITKGINQLYKCWLSHGEVLGDASSNVDTGMGFDTWMEDETHEELTYDDDGVEEMINALQESIQDCPEMLGNLSSDAKKPLYSGCSKFSRLSGVLKLLSIKASNGVTDKCFTEFMEAFHEILPEGNLLPSRTYDAKKMLTSIGLSYERIHACPNDCILYRKEYASLESCPECSVSRYKINKVPAKVMWYFPIIPRFRRLFSVPVEAKNLTWHADSDGREKDGMLRHPADSPQWVKIDKDFPDFGAEPRNLRLALATDGMNPHDNQRSTHSTWPVILMIYNLPPALCMKRKYMMLSTLISGPKQPGHDIDVYLAPLVEDLKLLWESGVEVFDAHRKENFNLKAMLFGTINDFPAYGNLSGYSVKGYNACPICDENTSSIRIPNSNKIVYMANRKGLPVKHRYRKWKKVFNGKCEEGKFPIPLSGDEIFKKVQGLNVKHGKLNANQLPSKGYKKESVFFGLPYWKNLYVRHFLDVMHIEKNICESLVGTLLNMPGKSKDGENARNDLAHLKIRKELHPVKKKGSRTYLPPACYTLSRKEKKVLCESLHGIKVPEGYSSNIKNLVSMKDLKLIGMKSHDYHILMEHLLPVAIRSILPDHVRDAITKLCIFFSEICSKEIDPSKLTSLQSGIIITLCQLEMYFPPSFFDIMVHLTVHLVREIQLCGPAYLRYMYPVERYMKILKDYVMNGSRPEGCIAERYVLEEAIEHCSQFLSSLEAVGIPKPRYSGGIEGKGIMGCKVLTISHDMLNQAHLYVLHNSTEVDSYVERHMDILRAQYRGKNEKWITDKHNSTFIEWLQVQVVKELDKSPSSISDRLKWLSRGPRRDVLSYSGYQINGYTFCTKDRDKEITNQNSGVTIVAEAMHISSTKDKNPIYAKMSYYGVIDHIWELDYSAFRLPIFCCRWVDNNSGVRLEKRHGFTLIDLNRTGSKDDLFILASQAKQVFYATDPANNRWSFVLSTNKRHPFQIHEIDDMEDASFMCPSGPPNDLADDQAPEDEFYVRNDHTEGMWIDDDDSEPSNTSKQKKRKY, encoded by the coding sequence ATGGATCGAAAATGGATGCATGCTAAGCGATGTAGTGATGATTATGAGCTAGGAGTAGaggattttatttcatttgCAGTTGAACATTCGGAGGATGAGAATAATATTTTGTGTCCATGTGTTGAATGCAATAACATGGTTCGACTTGGTGTTGAAGTTATAAGAGATCATCTTATTACTAAGGGTATTAATCAACTGTATAAGTGTTGGTTAAGCCACGGTGAAGTTTTAGGGGATGCTTCTTCTAACGTAGATACTGGTATGGGATTTGATACTTGGATGGAAGACGAGACACACGAAGAACTTACGTATGATGATGACGGGGTAGAAGAAATGATTAATGCCTTACAAGAAAGCATTCAAGATTGTCCAGAGATGTTGGGTAACTTGTCTAGTGATGCAAAGAAACCATTGTATTCtggatgttctaaatttagtagATTATCTGGTGTGCTAAAACTGCTTAGCATTAAGGCGAGTAATGGCGTGACCGATAAATGCTTTACTGAGTTCATGGAAGCATTCCATGAGATTCTTCCCGAGGGAAACTTGCTTCCTTCTCGCACTTATGATGCTAAAAAGATGCTAACCTCAATTGGCTTGAGTTACGAGAGAATTCACGCTTGTCCAAATGATTGCATCTTGTATCGAAAAGAATATGCCTCATTAGAGAGTTGCCCCGAGTGTAGTGTTTCTAGATATAAGATAAATAAGGTGCCTGCCAAAGTCATGTGGTACTTTCCAATAATACCAAGATTCAGACGTCTTTTCAGTGTTCCAGTAGAGGCAAAGAATTTGACATGGCATGCGGATTCAGATGGAAGGGAGAAAGATGGTATGTTGAGACACCCTGCCGATTCTCCACAATGGGTCAAGATTGACAAAGACTTCCCTGATTTCGGAGCTGAACCTAGAAATTTGCGACTTGCCCTTGCAACTGATGGCATGAACCCTCATGATAATCAACGTAGCACTCATAGCACATGGCCGGTAATTTTAATGATATATAATCTTCCTCCGGCTTTGTGTATGAAGCGGAAGTATATGATGTTATCTACATTGATTTCGGGCCCAAAGCAACCAGGCCATGATATTGATGTTTATTTAGCACCATTAGTTGAAGATTTAAAGTTGTTGTGGGAGTCAGGTGTAGAGGTGTTTGATGCTCACCGTAAagaaaatttcaatttaaaagcCATGCTATTTGGCACTATTAATGACTTTCCGGCATATGGTAATCTCTCAGGATATAGTGTCAAAGGTTATAACGCTTGCCCTATATGTGATGAGAACACATCCTCGATTAGAATACCTAACTCTAACAAGATTGTGTACATGGCAAATCGAAAGGGGCTTCCTGTGAAGCATCGTTACCGAAAGTGGAAAAAGGTTTTTAATGGTAAGTGCGAAGAAGGTAAATTTCCTATTCCTTTGTCTGGGGATGAGATATTTAAGAAAGTGCAAGGGTTGAATGTGAAACATGGAAAACTAAATGCCAACCAACTCCCTAGTAAGGGCTATAAGAAAGAGTCAGTTTTTTTTGGTCTTCCATACTGGAAGAACTTGTATGTTAGGCACTTTCTTGATGTGATGCATATTGAGAAGAATATTTGTGAAAGTTTGGTTGGTACACTCCTTAATATGCCCGGCAAGAGTAAAGACGGGGAAAATGCGAGAAATGATTTAGCGCACTTGAAAATTAGAAAAGAATTGCATCCTGTAAAGAAGAAAGGAAGTCGTACCTATCTCCCTCCGGCATGCTACACTCTTAGTAGGAAAGAAAAAAAGGTGCTTTGTGAGTCTTTACATGGAATTAAGGTTCCAGAGGGATATTCTTCTAACATTAAAAATCTTGTCTCAATGAAAGACCTAAAGTTGATAGGTATGAAATCTCATGACTATCACATTCTCATGGAGCATCTATTACCAGTGGCTATTCGCTCCATTTTACCAGATCATGTTCGAGATGCAATCACCAAACTTTGTATTTTCTTCAGTGAGATATGTAGCAAGGAGATTGACCCGTCGAAGTTGACTAGCTTGCAAAGTGGCATTATTATTACTTTATGCCAATTGGAGATGTATTTTCCGCCTTCCTTTTTCGACATAATGGTCCATTTAACTGTCCACTTGGTTAGAGAAATCCAACTGTGTGGGCCTGCTTATTTAAGATACATGTACCCTGTCGAGAGATACATGAAGATTTTGAAGGATTATGTTATGAATGGAAGTCGACCAGAAGGTTGCATTGCTGAGCGCTACGTGCTAGAAGAAGCCATTGAACATTGTAGTCAATTTCTTTCTTCGCTTGAAGCTGTAGGGATTCCAAAGCCTAGATATTCGGGAGGGATAGAAGGGAAGGGGATTATGGGATGCAAAGTGTTAACTATATCCCATGACATGTTGAACCAGGCACACTTGTATGTTTTACACAATAGTACCGAGGTTGATTCGTATGTGGAGAGACACATGGATATTTTGAGGGCCCAGTATCGAGGTAAGAATGAGAAATGGATCACCGATAAGCATAATTCCACCTTCATTGAATGGTTACAAGTTCAAGTTGTAAAGGAACTAGATAAGTCACCATCTAGCATTTCTGATAGATTGAAGTGGTTGTCTCGAGGTCCTCGTAGGGATGTATTATCATATTCTGGCTATCAAATTAATGGTTATACATTTTGCACAAAGGATAGAGACAAAGAGATAACAAATCAAAATAGTGGTGTGACTATTGTGGCAGAAGCTATGCATATCTCCAGTACAAAAGACAAAAATCCAATATATGCAAAAATGTCTTATTATGGGGTAATTGATCATATATGGGAATTGGATTACAGTGCTTTTAGACTTCCTATATTCTGTTGTAGATGGGTTGATAACAATAGTGGTGTTAGACTTGAGAAAAGACATGGGTTCACACTTATTGACCTTAACAGAACGGGTAGTAAAGATGATCTGTTCATATTGGCAAGTCAAGCAAAACAAGTCTTTTATGCAACTGATCCAGCTAACAATAGATGGTCTTTTGTTTTATCAACAAATAAACGCCATCCCTTTCAGATTCATGAAATAGATGATATGGAGGATGCTTCTTTCATGTGTCCATCAGGCCCTCCCAACGATCTAGCCGATGATCAAGCCCCCGAAGATGAGTTCTATGTGCGCAATGATCACACAGAGGGGATGTGGATAGATGATGATGATTCTGAACCTTCTAATACAAGTaaacagaagaaaagaaaatattga